Within the Trichoderma breve strain T069 chromosome 3, whole genome shotgun sequence genome, the region CACACGGTCGGACGAAAGCTTTGGTTCTCTACGGCCGCCATTCGATCCTGATGTCCACAGCCATACAGCTCATTGGAGAAGAACGCACCATCGACAATCGTCCTCTGGAtcttcctttgcctttgtttcGGCGGTCCGAAGTGCTAGTGCCAGTCTTGCCAGTGCCAGCGTCAGTGTTGTGGCACGATCACGAAGAAACGTACCGCGCTCACAAGGCTTCTCCACAACGgagcacagcagcagagcatcCATCTCGGGTCCTCGTGCCTCTGAAGATAATGGGCTCCGGGAAAATCAATCCCTAGCCAACTTGGCTGCCATGGAGAGATCGCTGCAGCGACGAAGAGTGCTAGAAGAGCTCATCAGCACGGAAGAAGGGTACATTGGCGATATACGATTCCTCATGAATGTAATTTGAGGCTAATCTATGGCATTGGAGTGCATCTTTAGTTAACTTGTATCCAGGTATACGTCACAATCTTGGCTGCGTTGCCCTCTATATGCGTCGGCCTGCGGTCATCCATCAACCAAAATTTGACAGAAATAGTCAAGTTACACGAGGAACTCCTTGGCGAATTGCACCGAGCGGTTCCACACTCGGAATACACGCAAGCCGACGTGACGCCCCCATTGTCTCATTTACCAAATTTGGATTACCCTTATTCTCACAGACGATGGTCCAGTCTCGGTGCCGTGCCAGAGCAAAATACGAAAGCAAGGTGGCTGCTGAAAGCCCCAGGCATGCTGTCAGATCCTCAAGTGGCAGCAGAGGTCTCAAAAGCCTTTGGGAAGAAGGTAGCTGCTTGCCACATCGTATCAATTTCCCATATTCCGGAACCGTAATTCGACTAACCTGCTCGGCTTCTAGATAAGCCGCTTCTTCATATACGAGGAATACGGAGCAACatatgagatgatgatcaaAGACATCGCTTCAGCCCAGCAAACCATACCAGATTGGGAGACATATCAAAAAGGCCTTGAGGCCTTGGCGATGGCACTGGGGTCGGTCAAAGGTAGCGAAGATGGAGCGAAAAAAGCTCTGACTATAAATGACCTGCTTGTCAAGGTGCTCTCATTCGGACAATGCCACTCTCCATGCGAAAATAGCTAACACGTACTGCAGCCTATCCAGAGGATCTGTAAATACCCCCTCATCTTTTCCGAGCTTCTCAAGTGCACTCCAATATCAGACTGTCCAAACTCTCACATGGAAGTCGATAATACCCTGACCAGGCTTCGCGAAGCAACCACGGAGATCAATAGAGCATCGAATGACAGGAACATCAAGTCTACACTCGAAAAAACATGGATTCTACAGGATCGATTAGTGTTCCCAGACAGAGTACATTCGAATTGACAATCCTTGATAAGGTCTAAACAAGCTGACTCTCAGTGTAGAAATTCGACGCCATTTCTAAAAGACAAATACGGTCTTTTGGCCACATCCGGCTTTGCGGAACACTTCACGTATGCTGGCAAACAGATGAAGGAGTTGATGGTCAATATTTCATTTGTCTACTCTATCGCGATATGCTCTGTCTTGCCTCTGCGGGCAAAGTCGACCCGATTTACACCATCATGGCTTGTATCAATATTGACAGCATCAGGATCGAAAAAGTGGATAATGGACGAGGTGAGCCTTTCAGGCATCTGGCTGGCACTCCGAATAACAGTTCGCTCTGTAGACAGCAAAACTGACAGTTACCAGGGTTGCAGTGCCACACCGCACCTTTTTCTTGGAAGGTAGTGTTTGAATGCGATCATCAATTATACGAAATCATCATGACAGCTTGTACATCCAAGGAAGAAACGGAATGGAGAGCAAGATTATCTCGGCCGGCGAGCGATGACCAAGGGGCAAAGGGGCCGGATGTGTTCAGCACAATACATATGAATATAAAGAGTTTGGGGTCTGTCTTTGGAAAGCAGGGTATTCAATCACCACATCAACATGAATGAGTCTGCGATATGCTAACTGAGACCCAAGGCACACTCGTTCGACGGATATCTATACAGCGGGCCACCACTGTGGGAGGGGCCAAATCGCCTCTATGCCAAGTCATCTTGAAGAACACCAATGTATTGAAAGATCACGGCGGGAGTGCTTCTACGGCTTCGACTATCAACCGCTCTCAGTCTCTACTCACAACCACAACCCGAATACCGGTGCTTGCGCCGCCAAGAGGCGAGCGAGCTCGACTAGAGGCGCTCCTGTCAGACGTATGGAGTAGAGAAGTCCTCCCGTTTCCCGGAATGACGATGAAGTCTCGGAGTGAAAATCTCGTTCGAAATTCCGCATCTACCGTCATGAGAAAACTCAGCGTGGCTAGCTTCGCCAGTAACTTTACAAAGAGATCGGTCTCTTCTGCCCACAAGAATCAATCTTGTGAACATATTGCCATGGAAACTATCAAGCGCCGGGGTATTCTACGTCCAATGGATTCGATTACGAGTGACGATGCGTATATAGGTGACGAAGCAGGCAGAAAAGTGAAGAGACAGCGCACCGTCAAGGGGCACGCAATACTAGGGACGCCCGCTCGTAGCATGAAAGAGGTTACGGGAAGCTTTCGAAGACGCCGGGTACAGGAGAATGCGCCCTCAAGGTCAGATACCACCAGCGACACGTACATGTTTCCTGCTCGCATAGCAACCACGAACGTCCCACGGTCGATAAGGCCTACAAATTCCCAGGCTGCGATGCCTCCCGAGAGTAAGGGTAGGACGAGAAAACCAGCAAGAGAAAAGGTCCGATATCTTGATCGATGGGCTAAGCTCGGTGTGGGGAAGAGCGATGGACCTGGCAGTTTCAGAAAGTTTCTTTCAATTGGCAGAGATTTGTAATTGGGAGGATGCTGTCATGCGTGGGGATGGCTAAGCAAGTTGTTGGATGCACATTACTTGGAAATGGGGAGCGTGGGACTGCGGGTGGATAGTTGTTTTTGTCTGGCTACTAACAGAATAAGCATATCTACGGGCTGTGTATGTGTATGATTAGCTCCTTGGCTCTACAGATTCTCTAGACAAGGCAGGGCATATTCTAGATTATTCAtgtgagaatgagaatgagcaGATCGATTATGAAGGGCCAatggatggtgatgacgcTATTTCACAAACAAGGTGCTACAGTACCTTGAGACGATCTGAAGCTAGAGCAGCTGGCATGTCATCTGCCGTGAGCCACATTCGCAGGGCGAAGTATGTAGGCGAGACCGTGAGACTGTGCCCGTGCATCCATACCTTGACCATACCACAGCTCCAGATCAGAGGAGTGGGAGGTGGGACCGAGGATGGCAGTAGAAGGCCGGAGAAGCAAGCAATTGACGAGCTGTGACTGAAGACGGTGAATGTCAAGAGCTGCCATGGAATTGATTAATTGTTCCTGGATCGCCGGCTAAGACGATCCACAACTGGCCAAAGCAAAGTGCAACTCTTACGTATTGCGCGTGTCGTCAGTGCCGGATACAGACAATGATGAGGTCATCATGTACCCGTTGCGATGCCTGCTGTGGAGGTGCAGTGAATCAGCTACGGTGAGCCGGGGAAGCTGCAGCCTTGGTACCAACTGCAGGTGTGCGCAGATGTACACAGTCTGCACGCCACGATGACGTAGTGGGCAGTGACAGCTCCCCTCTTCGCAGCACTTCTTTAAgactgctgcttcttcccaATTTCCaattcttccttctctcccctcATTGAACATTTAAACTCTACCTTAGACAAAGAATAAGAAcaactctcttcttccagcacGTCTTTGATTTTTTTATACTTCTCATCTACACACGACTCCTACAACACCAATCAAGCTACCTCTCTCTAGCGCAACATCACGCGACCCCTCCAGCCACTTTCAATTAACAAGCAAACACACCCCTGTCTCACGAACAAACCGCCAAGATGACTCGAGGAGAATCCACCCAGTCCAAGGTTCACTACAAGGGAAAGCAGGAAGACTTCCTTGTCTTCGTGGACGATGTCGATACGTACAAGAAGTGGCAGAGCGACAAGAGCGTTCCTCTAGctcatttcatctctacTTTCCAGGTGTTCCAGACACATCGGTATGTATTTGCTACATctctccaaaaaaaaattattgGATGTCGGTGCAGGCGGCTAACACGATACTCCTCTGCAGACAAGGTGCCCAGGGAACCTATGACTCTGCGTCAAAGATGTCACTAGCGGCCGAGTTTGACACTGAGAATGCCGATGAGGCGATTGAGCGGATCCTGAAGGAGGGTACTATGCAGACTATGGAGGTAAGTCACTTCATTCACTAGATCTAATCTTGCTCCTGGCAAAAGACTAATCATGGCGGTTCTTGAATAGATGCCTGGTCGGCAAGGAGTTACAAACGACTCTATGAGCTCAATGAGGGTGAAATAAGGAGTTACAAGCAACTCTGGGAGCTCGATGAGGGCGAAATAAGCGCTTCATGAGCTGCGTTGAGCGCGCCTTACTTGATGCCTACCGCcttctcattttttttttttctctagcGGTACTATGGCAGCGAGATGGTGGTGCGAGGAATATGGAATATGAGCTGATTGAGCGACGAAGGAGTTTCAGCTACAGCGCTCTGTGACAGAGAGGTCATGCTATGAGCCATGCCTGCACAACGTCGCTCTTCTTACGTAACTACAGTAGGAATCTCTTTACAAGAGAATAATCAAGCATTGCATTTTCAACGTCTCCGTATGATACGAGATTCTCAGTGACGCATCTGTAATATATTCAATTGTGCTAATATGATGTCCCAATATGATTCATTTTCTTAATCGAAATCTCGCACTTTCCATTGAATACCGTGGTATTTCCTTCACTACATGCTCATCCCTCTCGTTCATGCCAAATCAGTTCAAATGAACAACGACGACTAAAATGAAAAACcacaaagaaaatataaaaagaaatacaggccaacatcaacaacatcaataATAATACACTGCAGCATATGCTACCAAATGCCAACTGATGCAAGAAAAAtgcaaagaaagaaaaatagatggagaagaacgaaacggagacggagaatgAGATAGCTCTCGTGAGGCCTCTTGTAGAGAAGTTCGATTTGGCGGTTTTCATCGCGGGATtcccgaaaaaaaaaattactgTACATGCAACGCTGGTCCTTGGCTCGtccctttcctttccctttcctctgCCTTGCTTCCTTTGTGTTCCCAATGTGTTTTCCCTTGGTATTTCCCTCTGAGAACATGCGAATTGTTCACTGCTCCTTTTCCCACCTcctttcttgtctttgctctCAGACTTTGCCTGAGCTGCCTGCTCTTGGAGGTAGAGTCCAGGGTTTCGCACAAATAATCTAGACGAGAAACATGTTAGTCTCTTTAAGATGACACGACTTTAAAGATAAGAGAACGTACTTCGCCTTCACTGTAAGCCCAGAAATAAGCACCCATTCCGATCAGATAGTAGATGCCGGGGTTTGTTGACTGATACATGAGCAGACAGGCGAGGGCAGTGAGGGGGAGCATGGCGAGGCGGAATTCGATGGATCGGTGGATGCTGGTCCCCGcgaggagggggaggggccACTCCAGGGCGAGCATGGCGATGCCAAAGACCAGGTTGATGGTCTGCAGGATGGGGGCGGGCCTGACGGCGGCGTCGAGCGAGTGTGTCAGGAAGTCCCAGAAGATCTTGGGCCAGAAGTAGCCCTCGATGGCGGCGCCGATTTGGTCTGGCGGAGAGGTGTTAGTATTGTGCACGTCTGTATAAGTGAACAAGGGGGGAAGGGAAGCACATACAGGTGGCGGCCGTCAACATGATGAGCCGAGCCCAGTGGTTCTTGATAAGCTTTCCCATGGTTGCGGTTTatggaaatgaagaaaaattgTCGTCGTGAttcggtttctttttttcccttatTGTCTTTCTCGTCTCAGGCGTATATGAGAATTCCCAGATATCTCTTCCTTCGTTTTTTCCCTTGAACCCTTGAACAATAAACCACAGCCAAATCGGATCTACCGAACACTCCtcgaagacgaaaaaagaaaaaaaaataaaggtTAAAATAAAGTTTgattaaaaaagaaaacaggtACCGGACCTGTGTatcaagagaagagaagtgaaaaagaaggaaaaaaggacaCCGAGCAGACTCGCAGCTGGTGACACAAAGGAAACGAAAAAGAGTGGCCAAGGAAGAACCAAGTCGAgacagcagaagaaggcagGGCGGTTCGAGTCTATATTGGAACCCGCCAGCAGCGGCTGGGCTTCCTCTGACGTCCCTAGCCGTTTCTCTTTGGGCCTGTGCGTTTGGATTTTTGGCGCCGATGCAGCAAATGGACGGTTTGAGGCCTTGTGTCAGGTCCCGGAAGCTAGCGAGATGGGCAGCCGAGGGATCGACTGGTCTGCCTCAGCTTTGGGGGAGGGTTCTCTGCGTGCTGGTAGCCCGTCTTGGTAAAAGTGGCCgtgctggcgatgctggtTTGGGCCTGTCGAGCTCGGATCATGGACTTTTGGCGTTGCCAATGTAGGCGATGGGCGACAAGGTCGGATAGATCGATATCCGTTTCGAGCCAAGCAAGGGTGGAGAGACCTGAGGCAGATCTCTAACGAGGAGCTTGTTTGAGGTTTGTTTGGCGACTGGGGGGCAGCGCAAGCAAAAAAGATTGTACGGgctggccagcagctcaaaAATCCAGATCCGGGGTTGAGAGGGGGAGGTTATTTAGACACAAGTTTCAAGTTGCTGGACTAGGCGTAGTAGCTGGGTAACGAAAGTCGTCGGCAGTCGTGGTCTCGTacaggggagagagaaaacaggAAAAAGGCCTGCAAAAGGAGGCCGTGCAACTGGATTAACGCTGAGGGGGTATCAAAAGGACGATGGAGGTTTTCTGAAGCAGTGGAAGCAAGAGAAATGCGGGcgaggggggaagaggagggaaaggtcgagtacatgtactgtagCAGTGTAAGCGCTGGATGAAATACAGCATGTTTTTACGTGTAATCCAGCAAGGTCTCAAGTGCAGCGATCGGACGAGCCAAGCCGGCGGGCGCAGTGGGACCGCGGACTGCAGACTGCAGGTGAGCTACTGCTAGCCATGCATCGTCACACAAATGGCGTGTGCGAAAAGGCCTCTTGACTGTCTTGttgtgctgcttcttttggtGTTGTGCCTGTGTCCAGCCGGGCAGCGCAGCGGCGATTGGTGCATCGTCGGCGGTTACAGAGAGGCTCACGGCCAATCAGCGCGCATGCCGCTGCTCCTGTGCGTCGGGGGAACAGGGGGGGTGGTCCACTGGCTTATACGAGACCCCTGCCATACGGCCAATTTGCCTCTACTGTAATCTGGGCATTGGAGCTTGATGGACAGGCAGTACTTAACAGATGCCACTGGCTGGGCGGGATCATTGCCCTTTCTAGCGTGTGTCTGCCAAGTATTATTGAGGTAGAGCTTGTCGACCAAAGATGCGATGCCACCTCCGCTGCAGCCGCACATtggcgagagagagcgaaCAGGCACGTCGGCATGATTCAAAATCTCGGAGGCCCGTTTAGGATTGGCGCCTTGGATAACTCTGTATGTTGGgtgcttttttcccttgcaGTTCGGAGGTCTGATCCGGGCATCCTGTTGCTCCGCATGCCTTGCATTCGGGATGCAGTCAATATTATTACATAAACTAACAACAcagcttttctctctctcttttgccatTTCTTCAatagcaaaaagaaaaggggaaaaagacGAAATACCTTGTAAACTCCTCTTTTCGACTCCTCGAACAGAGGCGCGACCATGGCAGTCTCACATGCCCCAATTGTGAAGCACGCCGCGTTTGACCTGTTTCGTCTAGGGCAGCaaagcctcctcctctgcggGACTCTCCCCTCCCCTGGTCGTCTTcacgcaaaaaaaaaaagagagcgagagaaaaTTACAAGCTACCAAGTGCACCCATGTCCTGTGCATGATACTTTCGTCCGGGGGGGTCCTAGAAATAGAAACTTGCGGGTCGCGATGCcagtctctttttgtttctctgtGGCGTCACTAATCATTGGCTTCCGAGCCCTTCGAGAtcttgctgttggttgagcGTCCCATTTTCTATGCTTGCATTTCCGTTCCCGCTTGCCACGTTGGCGGGAACAGGCGATGCGACATTGTGTTTGTTCGCCTTTTTAATGTTATTTGGTCTTTTGTTTCGCATGAATTCGAGATAAATAAGCTTTTTCCTCGTAGAAACGATCTCTACCATCGACTTCATGCTTGGCTGTTTATACGGCGGGACTTGATGGTCTCCATTATTATCAGCAGCTCGCTGGCTATCACTTATTACTACAGACACTATCCGTCATCTTTTCTCATCACATCAAATCACTCTACATTAGCATGCCCAGAGCAAGCCGAGGGCCCTCCGTCGGATGAACGACAGACCGCTTAAACGGCCTTTTTTGCTTGACAAGAGAAAAACTATCTCGTACTGACTGCTCACTATTTCGAGTCGTAGCCAGACAGACCGTCGAAAAGCGTGGCCCCAGCGCCCTCAGCGGATTACCTTAGAATTGccctcttcagcctcagGGCGGCTCTACACTCTCGCTGATTGGTTCCCCTCTTGCTTCCCCCAGCCAACCACCGCCGCTATCACCATCTATTGACCAGCACTAGG harbors:
- a CDS encoding rhoGEF domain-containing protein, which encodes MAPVDSSSSPSDSNSSSRRSSWAALMQNYEDAVEYPSDDVVYDAVYGADDAQVVTKMANLDIEATEIIPFDPQGTDLELQTIVETATMDITAEVPQIIIDQSPTPDIESENPEQFKSQGPFHKWMRTIHRRAQHRHTRSDESFGSLRPPFDPDVHSHTAHWRRTHHRQSSSGSSFAFVSAVRSASASLASASVSVVARSRRNVPRSQGFSTTEHSSRASISGPRASEDNGLRENQSLANLAAMERSLQRRRVLEELISTEEGYIGDIRFLMNVYVTILAALPSICVGLRSSINQNLTEIVKLHEELLGELHRAVPHSEYTQADVTPPLRWSSLGAVPEQNTKARWLLKAPGMLSDPQVAAEVSKAFGKKISRFFIYEEYGATYEMMIKDIASAQQTIPDWETYQKGLEALAMALGSVKGSEDGAKKALTINDLLVKPIQRICKYPLIFSELLKCTPISDCPNSHMEVDNTLTRLREATTEINRASNDRNIKSTLEKTWILQDRLVFPDRKFDAISKRQIRSFGHIRLCGTLHVCWQTDEGVDGQYFICLLYRDMLCLASAGKVDPIYTIMACINIDSIRIEKVDNGRGLQCHTAPFSWKVVFECDHQLYEIIMTACTSKEETEWRARLSRPASDDQGAKGPDVFSTIHMNIKSLGSVFGKQGTLVRRISIQRATTVGGAKSPLCQVILKNTNVLKDHGGSASTASTINRSQSLLTTTTRIPVLAPPRGERARLEALLSDVWSREVLPFPGMTMKSRSENLVRNSASTVMRKLSVASFASNFTKRSVSSAHKNQSCEHIAMETIKRRGILRPMDSITSDDAYIGDEAGRKVKRQRTVKGHAILGTPARSMKEVTGSFRRRRVQENAPSRSDTTSDTYMFPARIATTNVPRSIRPTNSQAAMPPESKGRTRKPAREKVRYLDRWAKLGVGKSDGPGSFRKFLSIGRDL
- a CDS encoding shwachman-Bodian-Diamond syndrome (SBDS) protein domain-containing protein gives rise to the protein MTRGESTQSKVHYKGKQEDFLVFVDDVDTYKKWQSDKSVPLAHFISTFQVFQTHRQGAQGTYDSASKMSLAAEFDTENADEAIERILKEGTMQTMEMPGRQGVTNDSMSSMRVK